The Gemmatimonadota bacterium region TTCCCGTCCACCGTCTGGGTGGAGCGCAGGAAGGCGGCCTCGAGCGCATTCTTGGCCTGCTCCATCTCGCGGGCCGTCGGCGGCGCCTCGCCGAGGCGGCGCAGCTCCTCGTCCACCGCACGCTGGACCGGAGCGATCGGCTTCCCCGGCTTGGGGCGGGCGACGATGTCGAAGTCGCCATCGTACCGCCGATGATCGGGCGACGCCATGACCATCGTGGCCGTCTGCTCGTCGTAGACCAGCCGCTTCGTGAGTCGCGCGTTCTTCGACCCGGCGAGAATCATCCGTGCCACCTGCAGCGCGGCGTCATCGGGGTCCCACGCCTTGACGGTCGGGAAGACATACTCGAGTTGTGCCACCTGCACCCGGTCCTCGAGGACCAGTGCGGTGTCCCGGGTCATCTTCGGCCGCGTAGGATTGATCGCGGTAATCGCGGGTCCGCGCGGGATGGCGCTGAAGTAGTGCTTCACCAGCGCGAGCACCGAGTCGTGCTTGACGGCGCCGGCGACGGTGATCACGGCGTTGTTCGGCGCATACCAGGTGCGGAAGAAGTCTTTCACGTCCTCGACCGAGGCCGCCGAGAGGTCAACCATCGAGCCGATCACCGGCCACGAGTACGGATGACCGGCCGGATAGAGCATCCGCGGCAGGTGGTCGGCCACCATGCCGTACGGCTGATTCTCGTAGCTCTGCCGCCGCTCGTTCTTCACGATGTCACGCTGGGCATCGACCTTCGCCGAGTCCATCGTCGGCAACAACCATCCCATCCGGTCGGCCTCGAGCCAGAGCATCAGCGGCAGCGCCGACACCGGCCCCGACTCGTAGTAGTTGGTGCGGTCTTCGGTCGTGGAGCCGTTGTTGTTGGCGCCGGCCGCCTCGAGGAGCCGATCGAACGCCGGATACACGGCATTCTGGGACCCCATGAACATCAGGTGCTCGAAGAGGTGCGCAAAGCCGGTGCGGCCGACCTTCTCCGACCCGGAGCCGGTGTGGTACCAGACGTTGACGCTGACGATCGGGGTGGACTGGTCCTCGTGCACGATCAGCCGGAGGCCGTTCGGCAGGGTGTCCACGGTGGCGGGGACCTTCAGCCCCTGCGCAGCGAGTGGAGACGCGCCCAAGAGCAGCGCGAGGGCAAACAGACGGGTGCGCAAGCGGAAACCTCCGTGGTTTGGGATGATGGATGATGGATGATAGATGATGGATAGGAGTCG contains the following coding sequences:
- a CDS encoding insulinase family protein, whose translation is MRTRLFALALLLGASPLAAQGLKVPATVDTLPNGLRLIVHEDQSTPIVSVNVWYHTGSGSEKVGRTGFAHLFEHLMFMGSQNAVYPAFDRLLEAAGANNNGSTTEDRTNYYESGPVSALPLMLWLEADRMGWLLPTMDSAKVDAQRDIVKNERRQSYENQPYGMVADHLPRMLYPAGHPYSWPVIGSMVDLSAASVEDVKDFFRTWYAPNNAVITVAGAVKHDSVLALVKHYFSAIPRGPAITAINPTRPKMTRDTALVLEDRVQVAQLEYVFPTVKAWDPDDAALQVARMILAGSKNARLTKRLVYDEQTATMVMASPDHRRYDGDFDIVARPKPGKPIAPVQRAVDEELRRLGEAPPTAREMEQAKNALEAAFLRSTQTVDGKADQLNQYFFEVGVPDAFQRDLDRLRAVTPADVQRVVKQYLTGPRAIVSVVPMGKRELAAEPRGVTP